The sequence below is a genomic window from Coffea arabica cultivar ET-39 chromosome 8e, Coffea Arabica ET-39 HiFi, whole genome shotgun sequence.
GGGGTCCTGATATTGTGTATGAATCTGGGGTTGAAGTTCAGAAAGTGGAAGGATCGTTGCctgaaaatctgaaatctgCATTTGCAAGATTGGTGAATATTTTGCCTAAAGAAGTTTATGGGGAGGAAGGTCCTACCGGTCCAAAGGTGAAAGGTAGTTGGAGTGGGGATGAAAGATCATAAAAATATATGGTAGAGGCTTAGAGCCCACATTTCAAAATATCACAATGCATTCAAGTCAGATACCTTTTTTTTCCTGGTCATTTTTTGGGTGTTAGTTACAGCTTGTCTCATATAGCATTGATTCTTCATTGGACATATCTATTCTTTTTCTGTTTGGCTTGTAATTCTCTGGAAAATAAATGATAAGAAACACCTTCATgtacttttcttttccaagaTGTGATTAAATTAAGCATAATGTTTCCACATGAAACACCTTCATTAGTAATTTAAAAATCCACAGGTTATACAAACATTATATGCAGTTAGTTTGTACAGTCACATTCTTGAACCAAATTAACCACTCCAACGTCCAATTTTATCAGGAAGTTTATGAAGGTAAAGCGATAAAAATAGTACTACCTATTGTAATCGATAGTTTATGCATAGCCAATTTTAGCTAAGAATACAACAAactaagggtccgtttgtttcgggtgaaaatgttttccaggaaaatattttcctaatttcccgtgtttggttgcacaaaagttactgaaaacattttcctatgtaaaatattttcactcatcttatggaaaacaacttcccttccaaacttactgaagttgttttccgaaatgcatgcatcccgcctgtagtatgtttcaaacttactgaaaacatcttgtagtatgttcttttttttttttagtgtaaatagGAGAATTCGAACTCAAaacctcttccttacactcccttccccgtaccacccaacccaaccctcccactagtatattcaaaataataataataaaaaaaacctcatcctgctcatcctatgctagtaattaattatgtataatagggacattcttttctagagaaactttcagcagtgagagtgcaagatatatgttataataagcattgcatgtaattgatatttgacactaaatggccagcaatttgtttattacttaaggagatattttttattcatatatacatttctccaagatttttaaaattaaacaatgagataaattttcttattctgCATGGGAAAGAAGTAtatagttataatgtgtagaaagtaaagatagagataaaagtgaaaatatttcaaaagttaaataaacaccagaaaaatgaagtaagaaaatatttttaataaactaaccaaacacctgaaaatgatgaaagggaaatgattttcatggaaaattacttccatggaaaatattttcccaaggaaaacattttacttccaaccaaacagaccctaaaaagaaaaaaaggaattatGAAATTTCTTATCAAATTCGTACATGAGAATGAGAATATAAATCCCATACTTGAATACACTGGAACTCTACGTACAAATACACTTCGTTAACTCTAGTAAGTAGCCATCATCGACAGCCCAATGTTGCCATTTGGCTCTCTGCAGTGTTAAGAGTCTCGTGACTAACTAGtctaatatttaaaattaactGAGATGAAGCTGAAAATAGCCTGGCTACTAGAATTCAAAGAATAAATCGTGCAAGGCAATGGTAATCATCTTCATTGTCGTTTTGCTTTGTTGAATTACACAGTAATATGATATTTATTAATCTTgggtaaattacatataacccTTGGGGTTTCGTCTATTGCCATATGATCCCTAATGTTTCAATCCACTTTACCCTCCTATGATTTTatgtaaaatgaaaatttgacgaAAAATAACCTATGTAACATTGTTAATTGAAATACCAATAGTGCCcgttattaaatattaaatcaatTAACGATTTAACTATCTCATATAAAAGTATAGGGGGATTATGTGGATAAATGTAAATACACAAGAGGTAAAGTGAATATTTATACAAATTATAAGGGAGTTACATGAAGattaaaattttatcacacGTGCTTTTAGAACGCATTTGGTATAAAAGCTGTAACTGATTGTATATTTCGTCTATTTTATACTTTACATAAAgccataggggggttatgtaaCTATTTTGAAACACATGTCAAATCACAGGCGGATTATAAGTAATTTATCCATTTTACCCATTAATCTTCTATCTCTTCTAGTAGCAGCTAAGTTGCCATTAGAATAAGAGCAAATGGCCAAGATAATCACCAAACTATTTAAAATGGCACGGTCTGGTCATAAAACTCTTTTTTTAGCCAAAAAGGTCACTCAACTATTTAAAATAGGACTATTGGGTCATGTTGGCTAATTTAACAGCTAAACTAATCGAAAAGAAGCATATTTGACCTGCTATTTTAAGTTATTAGGGGAAAAAGTCCTAAATTACAGGTCATTTTCGGTTGATTTAGCAAAGAATGACCTGAAATGTCTATTTTAAAGAGTCAAGTGACctttttagcaaaaaaaaaaaaaattaatgaccAAATTGTACCATTTTAGATAGATTAATGATCATTCTGGCCATTTACTCTTAAAATAATAAAGTGGTGGACAAATTGTCCATTTTGATTGAGGTATATACCCGCGCCCATGAGCGGAGCCACAACAACTCAATCTTTTAGAATTTTTAGAATAGCCACAAAAAATTTAACCTTTCTATTATTGCCCCATTTTTCCTTcagcaccccccccccccccaaaacaaaACCCGGGCGCAGAAATTTGATAATATTCCCTTTAACCCCACAATTGtccctcaaaaattttaaaatattttatggtTACCACTATCATTTCTACAATgcaatattaaaataaaatatattgtaggatattatttttattttctttctaacAAATTTTATTCACTTAACAttaaacttttcttaattttatgaATTACAAGTTAACCAACAttcatttgaaactttttgATCTACTGCAGAATGGGATTCGGCCCTCGATCCAATTCTACTCACTCGTGGATTCCAGGCCAGATGTTTTATAACAGTTAGATTATTCTGAAGTATTTTAGCACCTTTTCATGTTTAAAAGTGATTCATTACTAGTTTTTTGGTGTTTAAAACGTATGAGATTGAACAAGTCTCTTAACATCAATACTAACTTTGAGAACTTGATATATGCTATCAAAACTCTCCCTCTTCTTGTTGTATTTTAGAAGTAATTTGCTATATTCCTATAGCAAATACTCAGTGTAGTAAGGGCAAATAGTACCTGAAGGATAATAtcattcttcttttgttttgtgaaatttggtactgcaaatttttgcatttttacacTTTGTGTACATCAACACAAGTATCATTTTAAAACACTGTAAAATCTGAGTGGAATAGATACCCAAGACCCTGTGCTTGTTGCTGGAAGAATGGTGAAGCCATAGGAGGAGAAGCACTGCTATATTGGCTTTTTATTTAGTCCAAATGCGTTGTTTTTGAATTAAATATATCTATTCAATCACATAAGACATCACTTGGATGGAAAGATTGGAATTGGTCCTTTTTCAAAAGCCTCAACAGCAATGCTGGAGTTTTTGCTTTATCCTTCCCATGCAGTCGAGTCAAACTGTGCTGGCTGCAAATAAAAAACACCACCAATTTGCATCATACATATCTTGTTCAACTCAATTTTCACACTTGTGAATCACTAGCGATAGAGCTCAAGATATAAAAATTCGAAGGATCATAACTTGCACGACAAAATCATTCGTGGTCTATGTTTTGTTGGAACCAatctattgttttttttttaatttttttttgtagggGATGGATTAAATTGAAGAAGTGGGGAGGGGGTTAAAGAGGGATTTGAACCCTAGAACGTCTAATTCATGAAACTTCAATTTTAGCTAGCAGAATCTGTTAAAGATCTTGCTtacgaaaaaagaaaataatcctTTGTGTAAAACTTAGAGCATATGTCCCTTTTCTTCTATGAAGAGTGACTTCGTTGACAGGTAGAATTAATGATTTTTAAACGATTCAAGAAAAAGTGTTTAACATTTAGCTTCTAATTATAAGGGGTAATTGAGGACATTTAATTAACTTTATAGTCTCATAAATCTCAGCCGGATCTCGAGGAAGCATATGCAAAAGACTTTTGTTTCCCCATAATTAGATGTCTAAACCAAAATTTTTAGGAACTTAAGCACATGATCCAGCTAAGTAATTGGAAAGATTAGAATCAATGCAGATCTGGCCCTCCAATGGATTGAGGACTACGTGCATTGCTTTACTTTAGCAAATAATTAGACAAAAGAGATTGGAAtttattcttttctcttttcatttaaGCATCAAGAGCAAGGCTGGTGGTTTTGCAAGGCATTCGAGTCAAACTGTGCTTGCTGCAAACTAATTAATTACCAACGTGTATAACCACATCCTGCTTAGTTTTCCCACGTGAAAATCACCATCAATAATTCTCGAGTGCATAAATTTATAGGATCATTGACTTGCACGGCAAAATGATTGGTGGCCTGTGTTTTGTAGGGACCGATCTAACTATTGGGATATTTGACTTTAGCCATCTAATTTTTATCCAGACCTCGTTTGTTGCTTTATATATAGAAACTGAAGCCTCCTCTATACTTCTCCTACACCACTTTGAAAACGTTATTAAAAAATGGGAAACCGTCTCCCAGCCACCTCTTCCTCAGAAAAACAAAGCAAATCCCTGCCCATTGACACCATCTTCAAGTTCCCCTCTTCAATGCCCAAATGGCCATCAGGTTCTAATCAATTcatcttcttgttttctttcatttctagacatttcaagaaaagttaaaaGCATATGTGCATGGTCCACTAAGTCTCTAGTCTTCTTAGCTTATAATAGAAATTTGACCATGAAGCTACGATATGATTGTTCAATTGACTAtcttcatttggccaatttgattttatttctctTAGATGTAGATTTGTATATATTTCCTTTTCATTACTTGACTAATGCATTTGAGCTTGAATGACAGGAGGTGGCTTTGCAAGTGATTATATTGATCTAGGTGGGCTCCAAGTGCACCAAACATCAACCTTCAACAAAGTTTGGACCATACGTGGAGGAGGACCAGATGATCTTGGTGCAACATTTTATGAGCCATCCCAAATTCCAGATGGATTTTTCATGCTCGGATCCTACAGCCAGCCTAACAATCAACCCTTTTTTGGTTGGATTCTTGTTGCAAAAGACACCTCCACTGATCAATCATCAAGCAATGAAACTCTCAAGAAACCAACTGACTACACTCTAGTCTGGAGCAGTGAGTCCTTGAAGACCAGCCAAGATGGCCATGGCTACATTTGGTTGCCAGTAGCACCTGATGGCTACAGAGCTGTTGGCTATGTCGTGACCGCGACACCGGACAAGCCTTCTCTTGATAAAGTCCGATGTGTTATCTCTGAACTCACTGATAAATGTGAATCTGAAAACTGGATTTGGGGCCAAGGCAAAACAAGCAGTGCTAGTGATTTCAATGTGTACAGTTCAAGGCCTAGTGGTAGAGGGATACAAGCTCAAGGCGTCGGTGTTAATACGTTCATAGTCAAGAATGGATCAGATGATAATTCTTCTTCAACAACCATAGCTTGTTTGAAGAATAACAACTTCAGCAATTTTTCATCCATGCCTAATTTGCAACAGGTTGAAGCACTATTCCAGGCATATTCTCCTTGGTTGTTCTTTCACCCCAAGGAAACTTACCTTCCCTCATCAGTCAATTGGTATTTTGAGAACGGTGCATTATTGTATACCAAGGGAGAGGAGCCAAATCCTGTTGCCATCCAATATAATGGTGCCAACCTTCCCCAAGGCGAATCCAATGATGGAGCATACTGGCTGGACCTACCTGTTGACAAAAACGCCAAAGAAAGAGTCAAGAAAGGAGATTTACAAAGTGCTGAGGTGTATCTCCAGATTAAACCTATGTTAGGTGCAACATTTACAGACattgcaatttggattttttACCCGTTTAATGGTCCTGGAACGGCTAAACTCGGATTGATCGACATCCCATTAGGCCGAATTGGTGAACATATTGGAGATTGGGAGCATTTGACACTAAGAATCAGCAATTTTAATGGGATTTTGTACAAAGTTTATTTTTCAGAACATAGCAAAGGAATATGGGTAGATGCACCACTACTTGAGTTCCATGATGGTACTAATAAAC
It includes:
- the LOC113702955 gene encoding hypothetical protein At1g04090-like codes for the protein MGNRLPATSSSEKQSKSLPIDTIFKFPSSMPKWPSGGGFASDYIDLGGLQVHQTSTFNKVWTIRGGGPDDLGATFYEPSQIPDGFFMLGSYSQPNNQPFFGWILVAKDTSTDQSSSNETLKKPTDYTLVWSSESLKTSQDGHGYIWLPVAPDGYRAVGYVVTATPDKPSLDKVRCVISELTDKCESENWIWGQGKTSSASDFNVYSSRPSGRGIQAQGVGVNTFIVKNGSDDNSSSTTIACLKNNNFSNFSSMPNLQQVEALFQAYSPWLFFHPKETYLPSSVNWYFENGALLYTKGEEPNPVAIQYNGANLPQGESNDGAYWLDLPVDKNAKERVKKGDLQSAEVYLQIKPMLGATFTDIAIWIFYPFNGPGTAKLGLIDIPLGRIGEHIGDWEHLTLRISNFNGILYKVYFSEHSKGIWVDAPLLEFHDGTNKPVAYSALSGHPNYPKPGLVLQGAGDVGIRNDAAKSDKFLDTGAKYSIVSAENLGLGIVEPPWLNYLRKWGPNIVYEPGVEAQKVERLLPQNLKPAFARLVKILPNEFYGEDGPTGPKVKGSWSGDEGS